One genomic region from Leptolyngbyaceae cyanobacterium JSC-12 encodes:
- a CDS encoding hypothetical protein (IMG reference gene:2510095538~manually curated) — MDVKLIVVVLTALFTVSCLFFGTRNGFYDSDNYHGNGSAH, encoded by the coding sequence ATGGATGTCAAGTTGATTGTGGTAGTTCTAACAGCTTTGTTTACGGTATCTTGCCTATTTTTTGGCACCCGAAATGGTTTCTACGATTCAGATAATTACCACGGAAACGGGTCTGCTCACTAA
- a CDS encoding hypothetical protein (IMG reference gene:2510095543): MEEKLCSGNEGKVDATVEQDFFAALLSSEGISFIQTISEASDERVVTVAEDPKAKIAYPWNPLMPEAEAYFVESDLPSIFDGWQEEEIVSRSRSFFAGIDHLWSTVSLQATLVERFAARVPQNWLVAIAQQAQKVVADTQKAVSEASSTLADQLVQCVREVAPSLTEEDFYVLARPLAVQMRNGGMTSTVDAFIAQVPQVEWDQLSEVQKARLGLAIARYALSELQTSQST; encoded by the coding sequence ATGGAAGAAAAACTCTGTTCCGGTAATGAAGGAAAGGTTGATGCAACGGTTGAGCAAGACTTTTTTGCAGCCTTACTATCCTCAGAGGGAATCTCCTTTATTCAAACCATTAGTGAAGCGTCTGATGAGAGAGTGGTGACGGTTGCAGAAGATCCGAAGGCTAAGATTGCTTACCCCTGGAACCCTTTAATGCCGGAGGCAGAAGCATATTTTGTTGAGAGTGATCTTCCTTCTATTTTCGATGGATGGCAGGAAGAAGAAATTGTCAGTCGTTCGCGTTCTTTCTTTGCTGGCATTGACCATCTTTGGTCTACAGTTAGCTTGCAGGCAACCCTGGTAGAGCGCTTTGCTGCGCGAGTGCCTCAAAACTGGCTGGTTGCGATCGCCCAACAAGCGCAAAAGGTTGTTGCTGATACGCAAAAAGCTGTTTCTGAAGCGTCCAGCACTCTGGCAGATCAATTAGTGCAGTGTGTACGTGAAGTAGCCCCTAGTTTAACTGAAGAAGATTTTTATGTTTTAGCTCGCCCGCTAGCGGTGCAAATGCGGAATGGTGGTATGACGAGCACTGTAGATGCTTTTATTGCTCAAGTTCCTCAGGTAGAGTGGGACCAACTTTCAGAAGTTCAGAAGGCTCGGTTAGGGTTAGCGATCGCTCGATATGCTCTCAGCGAATTGCAAACCTCACAGAGCACTTGA
- a CDS encoding monofunctional chorismate mutase, clade 1 (IMG reference gene:2510095545~PFAM: Chorismate mutase type I~TIGRFAM: monofunctional chorismate mutase, gram positive type, clade 1) produces MGWRVRAIRGATTVPENSVQAIREAVNELLDELEIHNQLDMDEIVSVTFSVTRDLDAIFPAAIARERAHWSNVPLLDVQQMHVEGSLERCIRFLIHFNTPNPHVEIYHPYLRQARDLRPDWTLAQAALTSK; encoded by the coding sequence GTGGGTTGGCGAGTTCGAGCAATTCGTGGTGCAACAACGGTGCCAGAAAACTCAGTTCAGGCAATTCGAGAGGCAGTCAACGAACTCTTGGACGAGCTAGAGATTCACAATCAGTTAGATATGGATGAGATTGTGAGTGTAACGTTCTCTGTAACCCGCGACCTGGATGCTATTTTTCCTGCCGCGATCGCTCGTGAACGTGCCCACTGGTCAAACGTCCCCCTGCTGGATGTCCAACAAATGCACGTAGAAGGAAGTTTGGAACGCTGTATTCGGTTCCTGATCCACTTCAATACACCCAACCCCCACGTGGAAATTTATCATCCCTACTTGCGGCAGGCTCGTGATCTTCGTCCCGACTGGACCCTAGCGCAAGCTGCCCTCACCTCCAAATAG
- a CDS encoding hypothetical protein (IMG reference gene:2510095541) produces MTPKSGALLAGSCVAAIAAVGCVFELSSGEPDLGGMVTGIILVLSVPLGILCFVAAVRDTRANQ; encoded by the coding sequence GTGACTCCAAAAAGTGGTGCTTTACTGGCAGGTTCATGTGTAGCTGCAATTGCAGCAGTTGGTTGCGTGTTTGAGCTGTCTTCAGGTGAGCCTGATCTAGGAGGGATGGTGACTGGAATCATCCTGGTTCTCAGTGTTCCACTGGGTATTCTGTGTTTTGTAGCAGCAGTGCGAGATACCAGGGCAAATCAGTAA
- a CDS encoding peptide deformylase (IMG reference gene:2510095540~PFAM: Polypeptide deformylase~TIGRFAM: peptide deformylase) — MTAEVLVEKKKLAKPPLEIHHLGDRVLRQSAKRVAKVDAEIKQIIREMLQTMYSADGIGLAAPQVAVQKQIIVVDIEPNEAAKPPLILINPTIIKSSRDLSVTQEGCLSIPGVYLDVKRPSEVEVSFKDETGRPQRLKATGLLACCIQHEIDHLNGVLFVDRVENALLLDQELKKQGFSSKAVQAIAS; from the coding sequence ATGACTGCTGAGGTTTTAGTTGAGAAGAAGAAGTTAGCAAAGCCACCACTAGAGATTCATCACTTGGGCGATCGCGTATTGCGCCAGTCAGCAAAGCGAGTTGCAAAAGTGGATGCTGAGATTAAACAGATAATTCGAGAGATGTTGCAGACGATGTACAGTGCAGATGGCATCGGGCTGGCTGCACCTCAAGTTGCGGTGCAAAAGCAAATCATTGTGGTGGATATAGAACCCAATGAAGCGGCAAAACCTCCTTTGATTTTGATCAATCCAACCATCATCAAAAGTAGTCGAGATCTGTCGGTGACTCAAGAAGGATGTTTGAGTATCCCAGGCGTCTATCTCGATGTGAAGCGGCCTTCAGAAGTTGAAGTGTCGTTTAAAGATGAAACAGGTCGTCCTCAGCGCTTGAAGGCAACTGGTTTGTTAGCATGTTGCATCCAGCACGAAATCGACCACCTAAATGGAGTCTTATTTGTGGATCGGGTGGAAAATGCATTACTGCTTGATCAAGAGTTGAAAAAACAAGGCTTCTCATCGAAAGCGGTACAAGCGATCGCTTCCTAA
- a CDS encoding glutamyl-tRNA synthetase (IMG reference gene:2510095535~PFAM: tRNA synthetases class I (E and Q), catalytic domain~TIGRFAM: glutamyl-tRNA synthetase, bacterial family) translates to MTVRVRIAPSPTGNLHIGTARTAVFNWLYARHHGGTFILRIEDTDLERSRPEFTQNILDGLQWLGLTWDEGPVFQSDRLSLYRPKIQELLDKGLAYRAYETPEELEAMREAQKARGEAPRYNNSHRNLTPEQQAAYEAEGRTAVIRFKIDDDREIVWNDLVRGTITWKGRDLGGDMVIARASSAGDIGQPLYNFVVVVDDIDMAITHVIRGEDHIGNTPKQILLYEALGAKVPEFGHTPLILNQQGAKLSKRDGVTSISDFQKMGYIAPALANYMTLLGWTPPDATQEIFTLEEAAQQFSFERVNKAGAKFDWDKLNWLNSQYLHHIPASELTNQLIPYWKQAGYECDWDSDRPWLEQVTALISQSLTRLDDCVAMTRYLFVSDVSFSEDALKKLKQDGSAEIVRAIATALPNYQPLTESNSQDLIKQTAKDLGRKEGQLKPILRAALTGETKGPDLIQSWLLLNQRGWDITRLQAALAAVA, encoded by the coding sequence GTGACAGTTCGCGTTCGCATTGCTCCTAGTCCCACTGGCAATCTGCACATTGGTACAGCCAGAACTGCCGTTTTCAATTGGCTGTATGCTCGTCATCATGGTGGTACCTTCATTTTGCGGATTGAAGACACCGATCTGGAGCGATCGCGCCCCGAATTTACCCAAAATATCCTGGATGGCTTACAGTGGCTCGGCTTGACCTGGGATGAGGGTCCAGTATTTCAAAGCGATCGCCTGTCTCTCTACCGTCCCAAAATCCAAGAACTGCTCGACAAAGGACTGGCTTATCGTGCCTACGAAACACCAGAAGAACTGGAGGCTATGCGAGAAGCCCAGAAAGCTAGAGGTGAGGCTCCCCGCTATAACAACAGCCACCGCAATCTCACACCAGAACAACAAGCCGCCTACGAAGCAGAAGGGCGAACTGCGGTGATTCGCTTCAAAATTGACGATGATCGCGAAATTGTCTGGAACGACCTGGTACGCGGCACTATTACCTGGAAAGGACGCGACCTCGGCGGCGACATGGTCATCGCTCGTGCCTCTTCTGCTGGTGATATTGGACAACCCCTTTACAACTTTGTCGTCGTCGTAGACGACATCGACATGGCAATTACTCATGTGATCCGAGGAGAAGATCACATCGGCAACACCCCTAAACAAATCCTGCTCTACGAAGCACTGGGGGCAAAAGTGCCAGAATTTGGACATACGCCTCTCATCCTCAACCAGCAAGGAGCCAAACTCTCCAAACGAGATGGCGTGACCTCGATTTCTGATTTCCAGAAAATGGGCTATATTGCACCCGCCCTTGCTAATTACATGACCCTGCTAGGTTGGACACCTCCCGATGCCACTCAGGAAATCTTCACACTAGAAGAAGCAGCTCAGCAGTTTAGTTTTGAACGGGTGAACAAAGCTGGAGCAAAATTTGACTGGGATAAACTCAACTGGCTTAACAGTCAATATTTGCACCACATTCCGGCATCCGAACTCACTAATCAACTCATTCCCTACTGGAAACAAGCAGGCTATGAATGCGATTGGGATAGCGATCGCCCATGGCTGGAGCAAGTCACTGCTCTAATTTCTCAAAGCCTTACCCGCCTTGATGATTGCGTTGCGATGACGCGCTATTTATTTGTATCAGACGTAAGCTTTTCGGAAGATGCCCTGAAAAAACTGAAACAAGACGGCTCGGCTGAAATCGTGCGAGCGATCGCTACTGCCCTACCCAACTACCAACCCCTCACCGAAAGCAACTCCCAAGACCTAATCAAACAAACTGCTAAAGATTTGGGACGCAAAGAAGGACAACTCAAACCCATCCTCCGCGCTGCCCTTACTGGAGAAACCAAAGGTCCCGACCTGATTCAATCCTGGCTATTACTCAACCAACGTGGATGGGATATAACTCGCCTGCAAGCCGCCTTGGCAGCAGTAGCTTGA
- a CDS encoding hypothetical protein (IMG reference gene:2510095536) has translation MRNVAAIAAITTMVISISHIQLAHSQPANLTLSPQFSPNPLELRGKGGGSEAVSEIVRQATTPTGPCTGFASATPNHTVTLKAFFKGLSVEVESPQDTALAIRGPGGVWCNDDFQGKNPGVSGQWLAGKYEIWISTYAKNQIAPYVLRLSEQ, from the coding sequence ATGAGGAATGTGGCAGCGATCGCAGCCATCACAACAATGGTGATTAGTATCAGCCATATACAACTGGCGCATTCCCAGCCAGCTAACTTAACTCTAAGTCCGCAATTTTCCCCAAACCCGTTGGAATTAAGAGGTAAGGGCGGAGGTTCAGAGGCTGTGAGCGAGATTGTGAGGCAAGCCACGACTCCAACTGGACCTTGTACCGGCTTTGCCAGTGCCACGCCCAATCACACGGTTACGCTCAAAGCCTTTTTCAAGGGGCTGAGTGTCGAAGTAGAAAGCCCGCAGGATACCGCACTGGCAATTCGAGGGCCAGGGGGAGTGTGGTGCAACGACGATTTTCAAGGCAAAAATCCTGGAGTCAGCGGTCAATGGCTGGCAGGCAAGTACGAGATTTGGATTAGCACTTATGCTAAAAATCAAATTGCTCCCTATGTTCTCAGGTTATCCGAGCAATGA
- a CDS encoding putative exonuclease of the beta-lactamase fold involved in RNA processing (IMG reference gene:2510095539~PFAM: Metallo-beta-lactamase superfamily~manually curated) — MIELECLAYGVGHADEGVCLMLRLGPYRIMLDCGLTDLSPIISQTKKGTLPADLVLCSHAHADHARGLLDLHKAFPQLPIYASEVTTQLLPLNWATIPLAELPFFCHALPLRTPVEFLDGLSAELYPSGHLPGATAILLTYTPPTPAESSRSYTVFYTGDFFLSNTRLVEGLPLEELRGSQPDVLIVEGSYGTSRHPHRRQQENHLADRINRAIASQQSILLPAYLGLGQELLVLLRSHHYFTGRDLDIWVDSSIAKGCDAYLEILPHLPTSVQNFARHQSLFWDERVRPRVRRLLPDYRSDVANAPCIVLTDETTDLRQYYRANPREWLILRPQEPHRPVAQAAGNPRSANSPLTETYLLAQHCDGPGTTQLIHNLRPQHVVFFHGSETYLSDLTGLDELHNRYHLHTPSVGSRVELPIGETFIQPAAPETSYEGELTELDTVVTITLPNAIAADPRWRLLADTGLIEARWQGDELILRGLPQRELLRQGSDRLLDWMDANSPLRNCCNNCRHYRGQRCWNPASPLFEFRVTPEGFCPVFESAQTPPEEGSDQEMRR, encoded by the coding sequence GTGATTGAGCTGGAATGTCTGGCATACGGAGTGGGGCATGCAGATGAAGGAGTCTGCCTAATGCTTCGGCTCGGCCCCTATCGCATTATGTTGGACTGTGGACTGACAGACTTATCACCTATTATCAGCCAAACGAAGAAAGGAACTCTTCCAGCCGACCTGGTGTTATGTAGCCATGCTCATGCCGATCATGCTCGTGGCTTGCTAGACTTGCACAAAGCCTTTCCTCAGCTTCCCATTTATGCCAGTGAGGTCACCACTCAACTGCTTCCCTTAAATTGGGCAACTATTCCTCTCGCTGAACTGCCCTTCTTTTGCCATGCCCTGCCCCTACGAACGCCAGTTGAGTTCTTGGATGGGTTAAGTGCAGAGCTTTATCCATCTGGGCATCTACCTGGAGCCACGGCAATTTTACTAACCTACACTCCTCCCACCCCAGCCGAATCTTCCCGCTCCTATACCGTGTTTTACACTGGCGACTTTTTCTTGTCGAACACCCGGCTAGTAGAAGGTTTACCGCTGGAAGAATTGCGCGGCTCCCAACCAGATGTATTGATTGTGGAAGGGAGCTATGGCACTTCTCGCCATCCCCATCGCCGTCAGCAAGAAAACCATCTAGCAGATCGGATCAATCGGGCGATCGCCTCTCAGCAATCCATTCTTCTCCCTGCCTACTTAGGCTTAGGGCAAGAATTACTGGTACTGTTGCGCAGCCATCACTACTTCACTGGACGTGATTTGGATATTTGGGTAGATAGCTCAATTGCAAAAGGCTGTGATGCCTATCTGGAAATCCTGCCACACCTGCCAACCTCCGTGCAAAACTTTGCGCGGCATCAATCGTTGTTTTGGGATGAGCGGGTGCGTCCTCGTGTGCGTCGTCTTTTGCCTGACTACCGCTCAGATGTAGCAAACGCCCCCTGCATTGTCCTGACAGATGAAACAACTGATCTGCGGCAATACTATCGCGCCAATCCACGAGAGTGGCTAATCTTGCGCCCTCAAGAACCCCATCGTCCCGTAGCTCAGGCTGCTGGCAATCCTCGTTCAGCCAACTCTCCACTGACTGAAACTTACTTACTGGCGCAACACTGCGATGGACCTGGTACAACCCAACTCATTCACAACCTTCGTCCACAGCATGTTGTGTTTTTCCACGGTTCAGAAACTTACCTCTCTGATCTGACTGGGTTAGATGAACTTCATAACCGCTATCATCTGCACACCCCGTCTGTTGGCAGTCGGGTGGAATTACCCATTGGAGAAACATTTATTCAGCCAGCTGCTCCAGAAACGAGCTACGAAGGCGAATTGACTGAATTGGATACGGTTGTGACAATAACGCTACCCAACGCGATCGCGGCCGATCCACGTTGGCGGTTGCTTGCCGATACAGGTTTAATTGAAGCCCGATGGCAAGGCGATGAACTCATCCTGCGGGGGTTGCCTCAACGAGAACTGCTTCGGCAAGGGAGCGATCGCCTGTTGGACTGGATGGATGCCAACTCGCCTCTGCGCAACTGTTGCAATAACTGTCGCCACTATCGCGGACAACGCTGCTGGAACCCAGCATCTCCACTGTTTGAATTTAGAGTCACCCCAGAAGGTTTTTGCCCAGTGTTCGAATCAGCTCAAACACCACCGGAAGAAGGGAGCGATCAGGAGATGAGGAGATGA
- a CDS encoding hypothetical protein (IMG reference gene:2510095544~PFAM: FHA domain): MPSSGTPDLSLAVTPLQTTGAAHFAIHVTHAPYPGGLALRDCVWSNDLSELWQMWQEMFSNRRMPPYPTAPGNTPEMLSESAQTGGMSSRLMQTLGVKLWQWLFDGAIVASLNQSQGIAIGQNKPLRFRLEIRDPSLIALPWEIMQDAPGRQAISLSQQVLFSRTTSDVNSLPPLRSDYALRILLVLGQPSDPVSGSGVSNDTLQTLKLEQEAATLAQVLKTSGNSSIGISRGINCQVDALVQPSPVELIQALEKRIYNVLFYAGHGMPGPDGGVIFLCSDMTLNGTELAQVLTRCQVKLAVFNACWGAQPDHYEDSNGLECVPGVKLAQPIPRSSLAEVLIHHGVPAVLAMRDPIADHEAISFIQVFAQSLSQRMPIDQAVAVARQHLLTLYKFNQQTWTLPVLYMHPEFDGELLKPLEMNETGFGPPEPPTHVAYLRSLKDGRVWEVRGGLMRIGRSTENDLVLKEDESGVSREHAMILCRDGQDGDDHLSYFLKDFSRFGTWMLSNGGWQKLHHKEIELTPGTQIKFGSTQNEAMEFVISSPNDLPSSSS, encoded by the coding sequence ATGCCTTCATCTGGAACTCCTGATCTGAGTCTAGCTGTCACTCCGTTACAAACAACTGGAGCGGCACATTTTGCTATTCATGTGACTCATGCCCCCTATCCAGGTGGTTTAGCGTTGCGCGATTGCGTTTGGTCAAATGACCTCAGCGAACTTTGGCAGATGTGGCAGGAAATGTTTTCCAATCGACGGATGCCTCCCTATCCTACGGCTCCAGGCAATACACCTGAAATGCTATCGGAAAGTGCTCAAACAGGAGGAATGTCCAGTCGCCTAATGCAAACATTAGGTGTCAAACTTTGGCAATGGTTATTCGATGGTGCCATTGTTGCCAGTTTGAATCAAAGTCAGGGGATTGCGATAGGACAAAATAAACCGTTACGATTTCGGCTCGAAATTCGTGATCCTAGTCTGATCGCTCTACCCTGGGAAATTATGCAAGATGCTCCTGGTAGGCAGGCAATTTCTCTCAGTCAGCAAGTATTGTTCAGCCGCACAACTAGCGATGTGAATTCTTTACCGCCGCTTCGGTCTGATTATGCCCTAAGAATCTTACTGGTTCTGGGACAACCGTCTGACCCCGTGAGCGGCAGTGGGGTTTCTAACGATACTTTACAAACTCTAAAACTTGAGCAAGAAGCTGCAACCCTTGCTCAGGTGCTGAAAACGTCTGGTAATTCTAGCATAGGGATTTCTAGAGGAATTAATTGTCAGGTAGATGCTCTAGTTCAACCGTCTCCAGTGGAACTGATTCAGGCTTTGGAAAAGCGCATTTATAATGTGCTGTTTTATGCTGGGCACGGAATGCCAGGACCCGATGGAGGGGTTATCTTTCTGTGCTCAGATATGACCCTGAATGGAACGGAATTGGCACAGGTGTTGACCCGTTGTCAGGTCAAGTTAGCTGTTTTTAATGCCTGTTGGGGTGCCCAACCAGATCACTACGAAGATAGCAACGGATTGGAATGTGTTCCAGGCGTGAAACTTGCTCAGCCGATTCCTCGTAGCAGTTTAGCTGAAGTCTTGATTCATCATGGTGTGCCAGCGGTGTTGGCAATGCGAGATCCGATCGCTGATCACGAAGCTATTAGCTTTATTCAAGTGTTTGCTCAATCCTTGTCGCAACGGATGCCAATCGATCAAGCTGTTGCCGTAGCGCGTCAGCATTTGTTAACACTCTACAAATTCAATCAACAAACCTGGACGCTGCCTGTGTTGTATATGCATCCAGAGTTTGATGGGGAGTTATTGAAGCCTTTAGAAATGAACGAAACTGGCTTTGGTCCTCCAGAACCACCAACACATGTTGCCTATTTGCGATCGCTCAAAGATGGTCGAGTCTGGGAGGTGCGAGGCGGATTGATGCGAATTGGCAGAAGTACAGAAAACGACCTGGTCTTGAAAGAAGACGAGAGCGGAGTCTCTCGTGAGCATGCAATGATTCTGTGCCGGGATGGGCAGGATGGAGATGATCATCTCAGCTACTTCCTCAAAGATTTTTCTCGTTTTGGCACCTGGATGCTAAGCAACGGAGGCTGGCAAAAACTGCACCATAAAGAGATCGAATTGACTCCGGGAACCCAAATCAAGTTTGGTAGCACCCAAAATGAGGCGATGGAATTTGTCATTTCTAGCCCAAATGATCTACCATCTTCTAGTTCTTAG
- a CDS encoding DNA-3-methyladenine glycosylase (IMG reference gene:2510095537~PFAM: Methylpurine-DNA glycosylase (MPG)~TIGRFAM: DNA-3-methyladenine glycosylase (3mg)), translated as MEQFSNDHSLIQPDWFARPATIVAPDLIGCTLVRQLSTGELIRGTIVESEAYTPDDPACHAYRRKTERNAVMFGPPGRTYVYLIYGMYHCLNIVTDLDTVPSAVLIRALHLEVIPSWIDLVKHPKPHRVAAGPGKLCRALQIDRQLNNHPLYLSQSLWLEPRSPEFQHQLETGSLSLIQTTRIGLTQGIDLPWRWYLKDCPAVSIL; from the coding sequence GTGGAACAATTTTCAAACGATCATTCGCTGATTCAGCCCGACTGGTTTGCTCGTCCGGCCACAATCGTTGCCCCAGACTTGATTGGTTGTACTTTGGTGCGCCAACTGTCCACGGGAGAACTGATACGTGGCACGATCGTCGAGTCAGAAGCATATACACCGGATGATCCAGCTTGTCATGCATATCGGCGCAAGACAGAGCGGAATGCGGTAATGTTTGGTCCCCCTGGCAGAACCTACGTCTATTTGATTTATGGGATGTATCACTGTCTGAATATTGTCACGGATTTGGATACAGTACCCAGTGCTGTGCTGATTCGGGCACTCCACCTAGAAGTCATCCCATCCTGGATTGATTTAGTCAAGCACCCCAAACCACACCGAGTTGCTGCTGGACCGGGGAAACTGTGCCGCGCATTACAGATTGATCGCCAGTTAAATAATCATCCCCTGTATCTGAGTCAATCACTTTGGCTGGAGCCTCGTTCCCCTGAATTTCAGCACCAACTGGAAACAGGCTCTCTTAGCCTTATTCAAACGACCCGCATCGGATTAACGCAGGGGATTGATTTGCCGTGGCGTTGGTATCTCAAGGATTGCCCTGCTGTCTCAATACTGTAA
- a CDS encoding putative membrane protein (IMG reference gene:2510095542~PFAM: FHA domain) → MTGSERYIAYLRLLPSSTGASPKQSLYRLTGSAQFAIGRDFRCQIALDPTVYRSVSRRHAEVSPIPGFDSTDGMQIWQVCDLNSSNGTFVNGIRLQGCQVLRIGDRISLGQNGPIFVFEYQTSSESQPEEPRYSAPHSPIPLSIDNLYPTAPPPAPSASNQALDTVSLTQLFPILSTGRELTRKAYLLPAGTTVLFVVLLFLAIGNSSVFNALLATYLAGAAYYFIYQLCGKRKQWWMVASMMVGTALLLVSPLLDLFIFVFHRLLPGDLINTTAQTNFLILLMKMFFGAGLMEELLKAIPVLTAAWIGIWLKTPLRQMVGVWEPLDGILLGAACAVGFSLMETLGVYVPATYQSALASAGQDAAQLAGLQLLIPRVLGLVAGHMAYSGYFGYFIGLGALRRRQRRLILGVGLLTSSLLHTLWNAAGLISPVFLALIGGVSYAFLGAAILKARALSPTRSQNFATRFYQ, encoded by the coding sequence ATGACGGGATCGGAACGATACATTGCATATCTTCGGTTACTACCCAGTTCCACTGGGGCATCCCCCAAGCAATCCCTCTATCGCTTAACAGGTTCGGCTCAGTTTGCAATTGGCAGAGATTTTCGTTGCCAGATAGCCCTTGATCCAACTGTTTATCGCTCCGTGTCTCGAAGACACGCCGAAGTTAGCCCCATTCCTGGGTTCGATTCAACTGACGGAATGCAGATCTGGCAAGTTTGCGACTTGAACAGTAGTAACGGCACTTTCGTCAATGGTATCCGGTTGCAGGGCTGCCAGGTGTTACGGATTGGAGATCGCATCTCACTAGGGCAAAATGGTCCGATATTTGTCTTTGAATACCAAACCAGCAGCGAATCTCAGCCCGAAGAACCTCGTTATTCTGCCCCCCATTCTCCTATTCCACTATCAATCGACAATCTCTACCCCACTGCTCCGCCCCCTGCTCCTTCTGCATCCAACCAAGCACTTGATACCGTTAGTCTGACGCAACTATTTCCTATCTTGTCTACCGGGCGGGAACTTACCCGGAAAGCCTACCTATTACCAGCTGGAACTACCGTTCTATTCGTAGTTTTACTGTTTCTAGCGATTGGGAATTCATCCGTTTTTAATGCGCTGCTAGCAACCTATTTGGCCGGTGCTGCCTATTACTTTATCTATCAACTATGCGGCAAGCGAAAGCAATGGTGGATGGTTGCTTCCATGATGGTTGGCACTGCTCTGCTGTTAGTCAGTCCCTTGCTAGACCTGTTTATTTTTGTATTTCACCGTCTTCTACCGGGAGATTTAATCAACACCACGGCTCAAACTAATTTTCTGATTCTTCTGATGAAAATGTTTTTTGGGGCTGGATTAATGGAAGAGTTGCTGAAAGCAATTCCTGTATTAACGGCGGCATGGATCGGTATCTGGTTAAAAACACCTCTGCGTCAAATGGTGGGAGTATGGGAGCCGTTGGATGGAATCTTGCTAGGAGCAGCTTGTGCTGTTGGGTTTAGCTTAATGGAAACACTAGGCGTTTATGTTCCGGCAACATATCAATCCGCTCTAGCATCGGCAGGACAAGATGCCGCCCAACTGGCAGGGTTACAACTGTTGATTCCCCGCGTTCTGGGTTTAGTAGCAGGACACATGGCTTACAGTGGTTACTTTGGCTACTTTATCGGCTTGGGCGCTTTGCGACGGCGACAACGACGATTAATTTTGGGCGTAGGGCTGCTAACGTCCTCATTGCTTCATACGCTTTGGAATGCGGCTGGCTTGATCAGTCCAGTTTTCTTGGCATTGATTGGAGGCGTTTCTTACGCATTTCTAGGTGCGGCAATTCTTAAGGCAAGAGCGCTATCACCCACACGATCGCAAAATTTCGCAACCCGGTTTTATCAATAA